One Gloeothece verrucosa PCC 7822 DNA window includes the following coding sequences:
- a CDS encoding response regulator, with the protein MNTITNLNFSFQLEELPKKLLNTAQQVTTGSWRFQLTFNDQGLQHPTWYLTLVQSRVVYSGIERLSWSNFFTLLKRFLPPLRTAQAQKQILQLIEESSPEEQEQIGTIIKKMQKAGIITHEQVIHAIHHQLLSDFDLFLFNCSGVAEFIPEPELVFQAQLPGFKLEELISRGKQRQTEWEIIKTRIPTMQCTPILIPAAMAQANLTEAQKQQVQQLVTSGKTLEEIAQKMANDPLEIAKVFLKLVSNGMVCLELLPTANPEIFIVDDSPLIIKQFKNLVSSWGYRVLTCQNPLVAVEQLLRCKASMIFVDINMPGLSGFDLIKQIRRQSELASIPLVLLTAENSMTNQWRAQWANCQFLAKPRSREEITQFKNDLKKLLPNLSNATDETEV; encoded by the coding sequence ATGAACACAATAACAAACCTTAACTTTTCATTTCAGCTAGAGGAGTTACCGAAAAAACTACTCAATACTGCCCAACAGGTAACTACAGGTAGCTGGCGATTTCAACTCACTTTTAATGACCAAGGACTTCAGCATCCAACTTGGTATCTAACTCTAGTTCAAAGCCGAGTCGTCTATTCTGGGATTGAACGTCTCAGTTGGTCGAATTTTTTCACTCTGCTTAAGCGTTTTCTGCCTCCCTTGCGAACGGCTCAAGCTCAAAAACAAATTTTGCAGCTTATTGAGGAATCTTCTCCAGAAGAGCAAGAGCAAATTGGCACTATTATTAAAAAAATGCAGAAAGCCGGGATAATCACCCATGAGCAGGTGATTCATGCCATTCATCATCAATTACTATCCGATTTTGATTTATTTTTATTTAACTGTTCAGGGGTTGCAGAATTTATCCCAGAACCTGAATTAGTGTTTCAAGCTCAACTACCTGGATTTAAATTAGAGGAGTTAATTTCTCGCGGCAAACAAAGACAAACCGAGTGGGAAATCATCAAAACCCGCATTCCTACGATGCAATGTACTCCCATTCTCATCCCTGCGGCTATGGCCCAGGCTAATCTAACAGAAGCCCAAAAGCAGCAAGTTCAACAATTAGTGACCAGTGGTAAAACTTTAGAAGAAATCGCCCAAAAAATGGCGAATGATCCCTTAGAGATTGCTAAAGTTTTTTTAAAGCTAGTTAGCAATGGGATGGTGTGTCTCGAGCTTCTTCCCACTGCCAACCCAGAAATTTTTATTGTGGATGATTCACCCTTAATTATCAAACAATTTAAAAATTTAGTTAGTAGTTGGGGATATCGAGTGCTTACTTGCCAAAACCCCCTAGTGGCAGTTGAGCAATTGTTGCGTTGTAAAGCGTCAATGATTTTTGTAGATATTAATATGCCTGGACTGTCAGGATTTGATCTAATTAAACAGATTCGCCGTCAATCAGAATTAGCTTCAATTCCTTTAGTCTTGTTAACGGCTGAAAACTCTATGACCAATCAATGGCGAGCGCAATGGGCTAATTGCCAGTTTTTAGCAAAACCTCGTAGTCGAGAAGAAATTACTCAGTTTAAAAACGATTTAAAAAAGCTGTTGCCCAACTTGAGCAATGCTACTGATGAAACTGAGGTCTAA